In Yersinia enterocolitica subsp. enterocolitica, one DNA window encodes the following:
- the ytfQ gene encoding galactofuranose ABC transporter, galactofuranose-binding protein YtfQ encodes MYRRLLLAAAVTAAMCSAVQAAPLVVGFSQIGSESGWRSAETKVSKQEAEKRGITLKIADAQQKQENQIKAVRSFIAQGVDAIFIAPVVATGWTPVLQEAKEAKIPVFLLDRMIEVNDPSLYTAAVASDSVYEGKVAGEWLLKDVAGKPCNVVELQGTVGSSVAINRKKGFADGIASAPNVKIIRSQSGDFTRSKGKEVMESFIKAEQNGKNICAVYAHNDDMAIGAIQAIKEAGLKPGSEIKIVSIDGVPDIFKAMSSGEANATVELTPNMAGPAFDALIALKKDGTQPPKFIQTESRLLQPDTAKQEYESKKSLGY; translated from the coding sequence ATGTACAGGCGTTTACTGTTAGCAGCTGCTGTGACAGCAGCAATGTGTAGTGCAGTCCAGGCAGCTCCGTTAGTCGTGGGGTTTTCTCAAATAGGTTCCGAGTCCGGTTGGCGTTCTGCGGAGACTAAGGTTTCTAAACAAGAAGCGGAGAAACGCGGAATAACATTAAAAATCGCGGATGCCCAGCAAAAACAAGAAAACCAAATCAAAGCGGTCAGATCATTTATTGCTCAGGGTGTTGATGCCATTTTTATTGCTCCTGTGGTGGCAACCGGTTGGACGCCAGTGTTACAGGAAGCAAAAGAAGCCAAAATCCCCGTATTCCTGCTTGATCGTATGATTGAGGTGAATGACCCCTCTTTATATACAGCGGCAGTGGCTTCGGACAGTGTATATGAAGGTAAGGTTGCAGGTGAATGGTTGTTGAAAGATGTGGCAGGCAAACCCTGTAATGTGGTTGAACTCCAAGGCACTGTCGGTTCCAGTGTGGCCATTAACCGCAAAAAAGGTTTTGCTGATGGAATTGCTTCTGCACCGAATGTGAAAATAATTCGATCTCAATCAGGGGATTTCACACGCAGTAAAGGCAAAGAGGTTATGGAAAGCTTTATCAAAGCAGAGCAAAACGGCAAAAATATCTGCGCCGTTTATGCACATAACGATGATATGGCAATTGGTGCCATTCAAGCTATTAAAGAAGCGGGCTTGAAGCCTGGCTCCGAAATCAAAATTGTTTCTATCGATGGTGTTCCAGATATCTTCAAAGCAATGAGCAGTGGTGAAGCGAATGCCACCGTTGAATTAACACCGAATATGGCCGGCCCAGCTTTTGATGCATTAATTGCATTGAAGAAAGATGGCACTCAACCACCTAAGTTTATACAGACCGAATCACGTTTATTACAGCCCGATACGGCTAAACAGGAATATGAATCCAAGAAGAGCCTGGGTTATTGA
- the ytfR gene encoding galactofuranose ABC transporter, ATP-binding protein YtfR: METLLEVRGLSVEFPGVKALDSVDFSLQRGEVVALLGENGAGKSTLIKALTGVYKRAAGEVYLDSVAICPIDTADAQKMGIGTVYQEVNLLPNISIAANLFIGREPLRWGLIDHRAMNQQATKLLKGYGLELDVQRPLADFSIAIQQIVAIARAVDLSAKVLILDEPTASLDAKEVSMLLDILRQLRDQGIGMVFVTHFLDQVYRISDRITVLRNGKLVGTKNTTELPRIELVQMMLGHSFDEQLLKRGEHNIAVSNPLVEFKNYSRRGVVENFDLSVSPGEIVGLAGLLGSGRTETAQLIFGVTTPDTGEAKIQGKPVKIRTPRKASRYGFGYCPEDRKTDGIVGAATVRENIILALQAQRGWLRPISIREQTQIAEDFIQQLGIRTPGPEQQIQYLSGGNQQKVLLARWLATKPRFLILDEPTRGIDVGAHAEIIRLIEKLCNEGLALLIISSELEELAGYADRVIVLRDRRHIAQLGHDEISVPAIMQAIAVQ, translated from the coding sequence ATGGAAACACTGCTAGAAGTCCGTGGCTTGTCAGTTGAATTTCCTGGTGTTAAGGCATTGGATTCTGTTGATTTCTCTTTGCAGCGTGGTGAAGTTGTGGCTTTGCTGGGCGAGAATGGCGCAGGAAAATCGACGTTAATTAAAGCATTAACCGGGGTCTATAAACGGGCCGCCGGCGAAGTCTATTTAGATAGTGTAGCCATTTGTCCTATTGATACAGCAGATGCCCAAAAAATGGGTATTGGTACAGTTTATCAAGAGGTCAATTTACTCCCCAATATCTCTATTGCAGCAAATCTATTTATTGGCCGTGAACCATTGCGTTGGGGATTAATTGATCATCGCGCGATGAATCAGCAAGCAACAAAATTACTGAAAGGCTATGGTCTGGAGCTGGATGTTCAGCGGCCTTTGGCTGATTTCTCTATTGCAATACAACAGATTGTTGCGATTGCTCGGGCAGTTGATCTATCCGCTAAGGTATTGATTCTGGATGAGCCGACGGCAAGTTTGGATGCTAAAGAAGTCAGTATGTTATTGGATATTTTGCGACAGTTGCGTGATCAGGGTATTGGTATGGTTTTCGTGACTCACTTCCTCGATCAAGTTTATCGGATCAGTGACCGTATTACTGTTTTGCGTAATGGCAAGCTCGTCGGCACAAAAAACACTACAGAACTTCCTCGCATTGAATTGGTTCAGATGATGTTAGGCCATAGCTTTGATGAACAATTATTAAAACGTGGTGAACATAATATTGCGGTAAGCAACCCATTAGTTGAATTCAAAAACTATAGTCGGCGAGGTGTCGTGGAGAACTTCGATTTATCTGTTTCTCCGGGGGAAATTGTCGGTCTGGCCGGGCTATTAGGCTCGGGTCGCACGGAAACTGCACAGTTAATTTTCGGTGTCACCACACCTGATACTGGCGAAGCCAAAATTCAGGGCAAGCCGGTTAAGATTAGAACGCCACGAAAAGCGTCGAGATATGGTTTTGGTTATTGCCCAGAAGATCGTAAAACTGACGGCATTGTGGGGGCCGCGACGGTACGAGAAAACATTATTTTGGCCCTACAGGCCCAGCGCGGGTGGTTGAGGCCAATTTCCATACGTGAACAAACCCAAATTGCAGAGGATTTTATCCAGCAATTAGGTATCCGCACTCCAGGCCCTGAGCAGCAAATTCAATATCTCTCTGGTGGAAACCAGCAAAAAGTATTATTAGCCCGCTGGTTGGCCACAAAACCTCGCTTTTTGATTTTAGATGAACCGACCCGAGGCATTGATGTGGGAGCGCATGCAGAGATTATTCGCTTAATTGAAAAGCTGTGCAATGAGGGGCTGGCGCTATTAATTATCTCTTCCGAATTAGAGGAATTGGCTGGTTACGCCGATCGCGTCATTGTTTTGCGAGATCGTCGTCATATTGCACAACTTGGTCACGATGAGATTTCTGTTCCTGCCATCATGCAGGCGATCGCGGTGCAATAA
- the ytfT gene encoding galactofuranose ABC transporter, ATP-binding protein YtfT — protein MGNRSLSMPQRPRKVKWVLPKGATQFGALIVILLIDSLVAPHFFSIHIQDGRLFGSVIDILNRGAPVALLALGMTLVIATGGIDLSVGAVMAIAGATAATLTSAGHPFFTVLVAALAVGALCGLWNGFLVAVLQIQPIVATLMLMVAGRGIAQLITEGQIVTFDSGGLAELGSSTLMYMPMSVVIAFSMLIIVWLLTRKTALGLFIESVGINLRSARNAGVSTRLVLISVYVICGVCAAVAGIIVTADIRGADANNAGLWLELDAILAVVIGGASLMGGRFNLLLSVIGALIIQGMNTGILLSGYQPEFNLVLKAIVVLAVLVVQSPMISLSHIFRRRK, from the coding sequence ATGGGAAACAGGAGCCTATCTATGCCGCAAAGGCCGCGCAAAGTTAAATGGGTCTTGCCAAAAGGTGCCACGCAGTTTGGTGCTCTGATAGTCATTTTATTGATTGATAGTTTGGTAGCTCCACACTTTTTCTCAATTCATATCCAGGATGGACGGCTGTTTGGCAGTGTGATTGATATCTTAAACCGAGGTGCGCCCGTTGCGTTATTGGCACTGGGAATGACGTTAGTGATCGCAACCGGAGGCATCGATTTATCAGTTGGAGCGGTGATGGCCATTGCCGGTGCTACCGCAGCGACACTTACCAGTGCTGGTCACCCTTTCTTCACTGTGTTGGTTGCCGCACTCGCCGTCGGGGCGTTGTGTGGATTATGGAATGGGTTTTTAGTCGCGGTGTTGCAGATTCAACCGATTGTTGCCACCTTGATGTTAATGGTTGCAGGGCGAGGTATAGCTCAATTAATCACCGAAGGCCAGATTGTCACATTTGATAGCGGTGGGTTGGCAGAGTTAGGCAGCAGCACCTTGATGTATATGCCAATGTCTGTGGTTATCGCATTTAGTATGCTGATTATTGTGTGGCTATTGACGCGCAAAACGGCACTGGGGTTGTTTATTGAGTCTGTTGGTATCAACCTGCGTTCAGCACGTAATGCAGGGGTAAGTACCCGTTTGGTGCTGATTTCGGTATATGTCATTTGTGGTGTCTGTGCGGCAGTTGCAGGCATTATCGTGACCGCCGATATCCGTGGCGCAGATGCCAATAATGCCGGTTTATGGTTGGAGTTGGATGCTATTTTGGCGGTGGTCATTGGCGGTGCATCCTTGATGGGCGGGCGTTTTAACCTTTTGCTTTCTGTGATTGGCGCTTTGATTATTCAGGGTATGAATACTGGAATTTTGCTTTCTGGCTACCAACCGGAATTCAATCTGGTTCTTAAAGCCATTGTGGTGTTAGCCGTATTGGTGGTGCAGTCACCGATGATCTCATTGAGCCATATCTTCCGGAGGCGAAAATAA
- the yjfF gene encoding galactofuranose ABC transporter, permease protein YjfF, protein MLKRNIPLLITIAVFILGYAFCLSQFPSFSSTRVWCDLLTDNAFLGIVAVGMTFVILSGGIDLSVGSVIAFTGVLLAKLIGTYGIHPMYAFAIVLVMGAMFGAFMGWIIDSLKLPAFIITLAGMFFVRGMSFIVSEESIPIDHPIYSTLANYAWKVPGGGRFTLLALIMLLVVAFGILLAHRTRFGHNVYAIGGNSVSAALMGVPVRQTTIKIYMLSSTLAALSGIVFSLYTSAGYALAASGVELDAIAAVVIGGTLLTGGIGTVFGTLFGVLIQGLIQSYITFDGTLSSWWTKIVIGILLFSFIAIQKAMSAFYLNRRARPQSPPLNPV, encoded by the coding sequence ATGTTAAAGCGTAATATTCCTTTGCTGATTACTATCGCCGTTTTTATTCTGGGATATGCCTTTTGTCTCAGTCAATTTCCCAGTTTTTCTTCCACCCGAGTTTGGTGTGACTTACTGACTGATAATGCTTTTTTAGGCATTGTTGCTGTGGGCATGACCTTTGTTATTTTATCCGGCGGCATTGATTTATCTGTCGGTTCAGTTATTGCATTTACTGGTGTGCTATTGGCAAAACTAATCGGCACTTATGGCATTCACCCAATGTATGCTTTCGCCATTGTTTTAGTGATGGGGGCGATGTTTGGAGCGTTCATGGGTTGGATTATTGATTCCCTGAAACTCCCCGCATTTATCATCACTCTTGCTGGGATGTTTTTTGTCCGAGGCATGAGCTTTATTGTGTCTGAAGAGTCAATTCCCATTGATCACCCGATCTATAGCACGTTGGCAAATTATGCCTGGAAAGTTCCCGGTGGTGGACGATTTACACTGCTTGCCTTGATTATGCTATTGGTTGTGGCGTTTGGTATTTTGCTGGCCCATCGTACCCGCTTTGGTCATAACGTTTACGCCATTGGGGGTAACAGTGTTTCAGCGGCTCTGATGGGGGTTCCGGTCAGACAAACGACGATAAAAATATACATGCTATCGAGCACTCTGGCTGCTCTGTCAGGGATTGTGTTCTCCCTCTACACCTCCGCAGGTTATGCATTGGCGGCCAGTGGTGTTGAGTTGGATGCGATTGCTGCTGTCGTGATTGGTGGCACACTGCTCACCGGCGGCATTGGTACGGTTTTCGGCACTTTGTTCGGTGTCCTGATTCAAGGTCTGATACAGAGTTACATCACTTTTGATGGTACGCTCAGTTCATGGTGGACCAAGATTGTCATCGGAATTCTGTTATTTAGCTTTATTGCCATTCAGAAGGCGATGAGTGCTTTTTATTTGAATCGTCGTGCTCGCCCTCAGTCGCCCCCGCTTAATCCCGTATAG
- the hdfR gene encoding HTH-type transcriptional regulator HdfR yields the protein MDTELLKTFLEVSRTRHFGRAAESLYLTQSAVSFRIRQLENQLGANLFTRHRNNIRLTPAGERLLPYAETLMSTWQLAKKEVAHSLQHTELSIGATASLWEAYLTPWLQQLYKQRETLRLEARIALRQSLVKQLHERQLDLLITTEPPKMDELASLLLGHFSLRLFSSIPFELPEKTDDGTEHKNANEAPYIKLEWGADFHQQESRLLNSEQMPVLTTTSAHLTRQLLDTTGGCAFLPEHWQKEYPELVVNADIPPIVRPLYAVWLQNSDQQTLIRQLLKTPMNNAAQSAIRD from the coding sequence GTGGATACCGAATTACTGAAAACCTTTTTGGAGGTCAGTAGAACTCGTCACTTTGGTCGCGCAGCTGAATCTTTGTACTTAACGCAGTCGGCGGTGAGTTTTCGTATCCGCCAGTTGGAAAATCAATTAGGTGCAAATTTATTCACTCGCCATCGCAATAATATTCGTCTGACCCCGGCAGGCGAGCGGCTACTACCTTATGCCGAAACACTGATGAGTACCTGGCAATTGGCCAAAAAAGAGGTGGCACACTCGCTGCAACACACTGAATTATCTATTGGTGCAACCGCGTCACTTTGGGAGGCTTACCTCACCCCGTGGTTGCAACAACTCTATAAGCAACGGGAAACATTACGCCTTGAAGCACGTATTGCACTGCGCCAATCATTGGTAAAACAGTTGCACGAACGGCAACTGGATTTATTGATAACGACCGAACCCCCTAAAATGGATGAGTTGGCCAGCCTACTGTTAGGGCATTTTTCATTGCGTTTGTTCTCCTCAATTCCCTTTGAATTACCGGAAAAAACTGACGATGGAACTGAGCATAAAAATGCAAATGAAGCACCCTATATCAAACTTGAATGGGGGGCGGATTTTCATCAGCAAGAAAGCCGTTTACTCAATAGCGAGCAGATGCCGGTGCTGACCACGACGTCAGCCCATTTAACCCGGCAGCTGTTGGACACCACCGGTGGTTGTGCTTTCCTGCCAGAACATTGGCAAAAGGAATATCCCGAATTGGTCGTCAATGCCGATATACCGCCTATCGTGCGGCCACTGTATGCCGTTTGGTTGCAAAACAGTGACCAGCAAACATTAATTCGACAGTTATTAAAAACACCTATGAATAACGCAGCCCAAAGCGCTATACGGGATTAA
- a CDS encoding DUF413 domain-containing protein: MADSFITTNRFFDNKHYPRGFSRHGDFTIKEAQLLERHGYAFNELDLGKREPVTEEEQLFVAVCRGEREPVSVEEKVWSKYVTRTRRPKRFHTLSGGKPQMDAVEDYTDSDD, translated from the coding sequence ATGGCGGATAGCTTCATCACGACCAATCGTTTTTTTGATAATAAACATTATCCTCGCGGGTTCTCGCGTCACGGCGATTTCACCATTAAAGAGGCGCAATTACTAGAGCGCCACGGTTATGCTTTTAACGAACTTGATCTCGGGAAACGCGAGCCTGTAACGGAAGAAGAACAGCTGTTTGTTGCTGTTTGCCGCGGCGAGCGTGAGCCGGTCAGCGTCGAAGAAAAAGTCTGGTCCAAATATGTGACCCGGACTCGTCGTCCTAAACGTTTCCATACGCTGTCTGGCGGTAAGCCACAGATGGACGCAGTGGAAGATTACACCGATAGCGACGACTAG
- a CDS encoding YifB family Mg chelatase-like AAA ATPase yields the protein MSLATIYTRATLGIQAPSVTVEVHISNGLPGLVLVGLPETTVKEARDRVRSALINSGFTFPAKRITVSLAPADLPKEGGRYDLPIALAILAASEQIPADKLAHYEFLGELALSGALRRISGAIPAALASSQAQRQLILPSENSLEIGLIAQGNSRVADHLLAVCSFLQGENTLAQGQRLEATQDWDNSLDLQDIIGQSQAKRALEIAAAGGHNLLLLGPPGTGKTMLANRLTGLLPPLTDQEALEAAAINGLSHSNELPAQWRCRAFRAPHHSASMAALIGGGSIPRPGEISLAHNGVLFLDELPEFERRVLDSLREPLESGEIIISRAAAKVCFPAKVQLIAAMNPSPSGHYQGIHNRAPPQQVLRYLAKLSGPFLDRFDLSIEVPLLPAGMLGTQKHQGENSKTVRQRVLQARKKQLDRAGKTNKQLNSQEIAEYCYLVPEDAVFLEQVLLKLGLSVRTWHHILKVARTIADLALEDNIQKNHLSEALSYRCMDRLLSQLHKSLM from the coding sequence ATGTCATTGGCAACGATTTATACCCGCGCCACATTAGGTATTCAGGCCCCTTCAGTCACGGTTGAAGTTCATATCAGCAATGGGTTACCAGGATTAGTTTTGGTTGGATTACCGGAAACCACAGTAAAAGAGGCCCGAGACAGAGTCCGCAGCGCATTAATCAACAGCGGCTTCACCTTTCCAGCCAAACGGATCACCGTCAGCCTGGCTCCGGCTGATTTACCCAAAGAAGGGGGTCGCTACGATCTCCCTATCGCTTTGGCGATATTGGCTGCGTCAGAACAGATTCCTGCGGATAAATTAGCGCACTATGAGTTCTTGGGTGAACTCGCCTTGTCAGGGGCGCTAAGGCGCATTAGCGGCGCAATTCCGGCCGCACTCGCCAGCAGTCAGGCCCAGCGACAGTTAATCTTACCGTCAGAGAACAGTCTTGAGATTGGGTTAATTGCACAAGGCAACAGCAGGGTTGCCGATCATTTGTTAGCAGTATGCAGTTTTTTACAAGGCGAAAATACGCTCGCGCAAGGCCAACGCCTTGAAGCAACTCAAGATTGGGACAACAGCCTCGACCTACAAGATATCATCGGCCAATCACAAGCCAAACGGGCTTTAGAGATAGCCGCGGCCGGTGGACATAACCTGCTACTACTTGGGCCGCCGGGTACGGGGAAAACCATGCTGGCAAATCGGTTAACCGGCTTACTACCACCATTGACCGATCAAGAAGCACTTGAGGCTGCCGCCATTAATGGCTTGTCACACAGTAATGAATTACCTGCCCAATGGCGCTGTCGGGCTTTTCGCGCACCACATCACAGTGCATCAATGGCCGCTCTCATTGGCGGAGGTTCCATTCCTCGCCCCGGTGAAATATCACTGGCACACAATGGTGTTCTTTTTCTGGATGAACTGCCGGAGTTTGAGCGTCGGGTACTGGATTCATTGCGTGAACCATTGGAATCGGGGGAAATTATCATTTCCCGAGCGGCCGCCAAAGTCTGTTTCCCTGCCAAAGTGCAGTTGATTGCCGCGATGAATCCTAGCCCCAGCGGCCATTATCAAGGCATCCATAACCGGGCACCACCACAGCAAGTTTTGCGCTATCTGGCAAAGTTGTCTGGCCCGTTTTTGGACCGTTTTGACTTATCGATAGAAGTGCCATTACTCCCCGCAGGTATGCTGGGAACACAAAAACATCAGGGAGAAAATAGCAAAACTGTCAGGCAACGGGTGTTACAAGCCAGGAAAAAACAATTAGATAGGGCGGGGAAGACAAACAAGCAGCTTAATAGCCAAGAGATAGCTGAATATTGCTATTTAGTACCAGAGGATGCGGTTTTTCTCGAACAAGTTCTACTGAAACTCGGGCTATCAGTGCGCACCTGGCACCATATTTTGAAAGTGGCACGGACCATTGCAGATCTGGCACTGGAAGATAATATTCAAAAAAATCATCTTTCAGAAGCGCTGAGCTATCGTTGTATGGACCGGTTGCTTTCGCAGTTGCACAAAAGCCTAATGTAA